A single window of Halobacillus naozhouensis DNA harbors:
- the tagH gene encoding teichoic acids export ABC transporter ATP-binding subunit TagH, with amino-acid sequence MDKAIKVSHVTKKYKLYSSTSERILDLLTPKSYGEDFFALANVSFEAEKGDIIGFVGVNGSGKSTLSNIISGIVPETTGEVEVDGQAALIAVASGLKNDLSGRDNIELKCLMLGFTRKEIDLLEPKIIEFSELGKFIDQPVKSYSSGMKSRLGFAISINVDPDILIIDEALSVGDKAFAEKSLNKMKEFKAQGKTMVFVSHSIGQMKQFCEKILWLDYGMVKDFGSAEDVLPRYEKFVEEFKKMSNSEKKKFRKDALEKQKESLSSLSLI; translated from the coding sequence ATGGATAAGGCCATTAAAGTCTCCCATGTTACTAAGAAGTATAAATTATATTCTTCAACTTCAGAGAGAATCTTAGATTTGCTTACTCCAAAAAGTTATGGTGAAGATTTCTTTGCTTTGGCGAATGTTAGTTTTGAAGCAGAGAAAGGTGATATCATAGGGTTTGTAGGAGTGAACGGTTCAGGAAAGTCTACTTTATCCAATATTATATCTGGAATAGTGCCAGAGACTACGGGTGAAGTTGAAGTAGATGGACAAGCAGCCCTCATAGCAGTAGCTTCAGGATTGAAAAATGACCTTTCAGGAAGAGATAATATTGAACTGAAATGTTTAATGTTGGGCTTTACTAGGAAAGAAATTGATTTACTTGAACCTAAAATTATAGAGTTTTCTGAACTGGGAAAGTTTATTGATCAACCCGTTAAATCTTACTCAAGTGGTATGAAATCAAGATTAGGTTTTGCGATTTCTATAAATGTTGATCCTGATATATTAATTATAGATGAGGCGCTATCTGTGGGTGATAAGGCATTTGCTGAAAAAAGCCTTAATAAAATGAAAGAATTTAAAGCTCAAGGTAAAACCATGGTTTTCGTGAGTCACTCTATTGGTCAGATGAAACAATTTTGTGAGAAGATTCTATGGTTAGATTACGGTATGGTAAAGGATTTTGGTTCGGCGGAGGACGTTTTACCACGGTATGAGAAATTTGTAGAAGAATTTAAAAAAATGAGTAATTCCGAGAAAAAAAAATTCCGAAAAGATGCATTAGAAAAACAAAAGGAAAGCCTTAGTAGCCTGTCACTAATATAA
- a CDS encoding ABC transporter permease produces the protein MKSVIHVIKEQLENIYLIRRLSLYELKSKNNNNYLGMAWEVINPLIQILIYWFVFGVGIRETGNMNVNGQQVPFIFWLMAGIVLWFYFYQATIQGSKSIYSRLKMLSKMNFPMSVIPSYIIFSQFYIHLLMLIIVIIIFQLSGYPINVYYLQFVYLIFATFTLIFAISLITSTLSTIVRDVHMFLNSTLKMFLYLSPILWEISTLEEPLPTIMKLNPLYYLIEGYRAALFGVEWYFIEHWQYTLYFWGLTIVFLVFGAVLHIKFRRHFIDYL, from the coding sequence ATGAAGTCTGTAATACATGTGATTAAGGAACAATTAGAAAATATTTATCTAATCCGAAGGCTTTCTTTATATGAATTGAAAAGTAAAAATAATAATAATTATTTGGGTATGGCCTGGGAAGTCATAAATCCATTAATACAAATTCTGATATATTGGTTTGTATTCGGTGTTGGAATCCGTGAAACTGGAAATATGAATGTAAATGGACAACAAGTGCCTTTTATATTTTGGCTTATGGCTGGAATAGTGCTGTGGTTTTATTTTTACCAAGCAACAATTCAAGGCTCAAAATCCATTTATTCCAGGCTGAAAATGCTCTCTAAAATGAACTTTCCAATGAGTGTCATACCAAGTTATATTATATTTTCCCAATTCTATATTCATTTACTGATGTTGATTATAGTAATTATCATATTTCAATTGTCAGGTTATCCTATAAATGTTTATTATCTCCAATTTGTTTATTTGATCTTTGCTACATTTACACTTATTTTTGCTATTTCATTGATCACCTCTACCTTGTCAACAATCGTTAGAGATGTGCATATGTTCCTTAATTCAACTTTAAAAATGTTCCTTTATTTATCACCTATCTTATGGGAGATTTCTACGCTAGAAGAACCGCTCCCTACGATTATGAAGTTAAACCCTTTATATTATTTAATTGAGGGTTATAGAGCTGCTCTTTTTGGTGTAGAGTGGTACTTTATAGAGCATTGGCAGTATACACTGTACTTTTGGGGATTAACGATTGTATTCTTGGTATTTGGTGCGGTATTACACATTAAATTTAGAAGACATTTTATTGATTATTTATAA
- a CDS encoding CpsD/CapB family tyrosine-protein kinase, translating to MVRKSRKKQVAMKARKIIANDNPKSPIAEQYRTIRANLQFASVDKELQSLLITSAGPSEGKSMTSANMAAVFAQQGKRVLLVDADLRKPTVHHSFRLNNTKGLSNFLVGRQTLKETTQITAVDNLDVLPSGPIPPNPSELLGSKAMHKLMMEARQSYDLLILDTPPVLAVSDSQVLAREVDGVMLVVRSGQTEFQAAERAKELLEQSKANLLGVVLNDREKKNSNYYYYYGNS from the coding sequence TTGGTACGTAAGTCAAGGAAAAAACAAGTTGCTATGAAAGCAAGAAAAATTATTGCTAACGATAACCCTAAATCTCCAATTGCTGAGCAGTATCGTACGATTCGAGCTAATTTGCAGTTTGCTTCTGTGGACAAGGAGCTTCAATCATTATTGATTACTTCTGCAGGACCTTCTGAGGGTAAGTCGATGACTTCTGCTAACATGGCAGCTGTTTTCGCCCAACAGGGTAAGCGCGTATTGTTAGTCGATGCTGATCTAAGAAAACCTACTGTTCATCATTCCTTTCGGTTAAATAACACAAAAGGCTTAAGCAATTTCTTAGTGGGCCGTCAGACATTGAAAGAAACCACTCAAATTACGGCTGTTGATAACTTAGATGTATTGCCTAGTGGGCCGATCCCACCGAACCCGTCGGAGCTATTGGGTTCCAAGGCCATGCATAAATTAATGATGGAAGCGCGTCAATCCTATGATTTGCTCATCCTAGATACCCCCCCAGTACTTGCTGTATCCGATTCACAAGTATTAGCAAGAGAAGTGGATGGAGTTATGCTGGTCGTTCGCAGCGGCCAAACAGAATTCCAGGCCGCCGAGCGAGCTAAAGAACTGTTAGAGCAGTCTAAGGCTAATCTCCTAGGTGTTGTATTAAATGATCGGGAGAAGAAGAACAGTAACTACTATTATTACTACGGTAATTCATAA
- a CDS encoding glycosyltransferase family 4 protein — MKVLHLNAGNETGGGMNHILSLLNKLDHDEVILGVLEEGEMVQRADQLGIQTEKFKQAFPFDLSVLFQIKRYIQQENIDIIHTHGPRANVLLRMLKSKISIPWVLTLHSDPNDDFIGHGMKGELFMHLHKRAIRSADHCLAISERFRTRLLQMNVPDHKITTIYNGIDFSVRPEVNLQREELGFREGDFLVAMVARFEAVKQHELALNSFATFLKREKRAHLLLIGDGTLEDQLKRQCKALEIEDHVHFLGFRPDVEALLPMMDLTLLTSKSESFPLVLLESARAGVPAITTDVGGVDKLIPSRKYGWIIEQPEAEVIAGALNQAYSLKGIELESIGESFREFASSRFSLHHFAAQVNQVYHLFPEIPTKVECNG, encoded by the coding sequence ATGAAAGTTCTACATTTAAATGCAGGAAACGAAACTGGCGGTGGCATGAATCATATCTTATCTTTATTAAACAAATTGGATCATGATGAAGTTATTTTAGGTGTTTTAGAAGAAGGAGAGATGGTGCAGCGTGCTGATCAGTTAGGAATCCAAACTGAAAAATTTAAGCAAGCTTTTCCCTTTGACCTTTCAGTTCTTTTTCAAATAAAAAGGTATATTCAGCAAGAAAATATTGATATCATCCATACACATGGACCAAGAGCAAACGTACTTCTGAGGATGCTTAAATCTAAAATTTCGATACCTTGGGTTCTTACCCTTCATAGTGACCCCAATGATGACTTTATTGGCCATGGGATGAAAGGTGAGCTGTTTATGCATCTTCATAAGCGGGCGATCCGTTCTGCAGATCATTGTCTGGCCATTTCTGAGCGTTTTCGCACGAGACTTCTGCAAATGAACGTCCCCGATCATAAAATTACCACCATTTATAATGGCATTGATTTTTCAGTAAGACCTGAAGTAAACTTACAGAGGGAAGAACTCGGATTTAGGGAAGGAGATTTTTTAGTGGCTATGGTAGCCCGCTTTGAAGCAGTGAAGCAGCACGAGCTGGCTCTTAACTCTTTTGCAACTTTTCTTAAGCGAGAAAAGAGAGCTCATTTACTGCTTATAGGTGATGGCACGCTAGAAGATCAATTAAAAAGACAATGCAAAGCATTGGAGATAGAAGATCATGTACACTTCTTAGGATTTAGACCAGATGTGGAAGCTTTGCTTCCGATGATGGACTTGACTCTGCTGACATCTAAAAGTGAGAGTTTTCCTCTTGTGTTACTGGAATCAGCTAGGGCGGGGGTTCCTGCTATAACAACGGATGTTGGAGGTGTCGATAAACTTATCCCTTCCAGGAAATACGGTTGGATCATTGAACAGCCTGAGGCTGAAGTGATTGCAGGGGCGCTTAATCAAGCCTATTCCTTAAAAGGGATTGAGCTTGAATCGATAGGAGAAAGCTTCCGCGAATTTGCATCCAGTCGATTTTCATTACATCATTTTGCAGCTCAAGTAAATCAGGTTTATCATTTATTTCCCGAAATACCGACAAAAGTAGAGTGCAATGGATGA
- a CDS encoding WecB/TagA/CpsF family glycosyltransferase has protein sequence MEKNQAYVEIKGIPFVKINNQQLLHDHLYPGIEAKKKLFVVTANPEIVMAAEEDEDYKQILQKADYVIADGIGVVLGSKLIRQPLPERIAGYDLMYQLLEKANHDGLRCYFLGAKQDVLNKAMANIKIKFPNLVIAGSHHGYFDINDASVAQDVKKTDPDLVFVGLGFPNQEKWIHEHSNQFSQGLFMGVGGSFDGLAGYVKRAPKSWQKLNIEWLYRLIKQPSRWKRMLQLPRFIWHILRRK, from the coding sequence ATGGAAAAAAATCAGGCGTATGTTGAAATTAAAGGAATTCCTTTTGTAAAAATAAATAATCAACAATTGTTGCACGATCATTTATATCCTGGCATCGAAGCAAAGAAAAAGTTGTTTGTAGTTACAGCTAATCCAGAAATCGTAATGGCGGCAGAAGAGGATGAAGACTATAAACAAATCCTTCAGAAAGCGGATTATGTCATTGCAGATGGTATCGGTGTCGTCCTTGGCTCCAAGTTAATACGTCAGCCTTTACCTGAACGGATTGCTGGCTATGACTTGATGTATCAGCTGTTAGAAAAAGCGAATCATGATGGTCTAAGGTGCTATTTCCTTGGTGCTAAGCAAGATGTCCTGAACAAGGCTATGGCCAATATTAAAATTAAATTCCCAAATTTGGTTATTGCGGGCTCTCATCATGGTTATTTTGATATTAATGATGCTTCTGTCGCTCAAGATGTTAAGAAAACCGACCCTGATTTGGTCTTTGTGGGGTTAGGGTTTCCAAATCAGGAGAAGTGGATACACGAACATTCCAATCAGTTTAGTCAGGGGCTTTTTATGGGAGTTGGAGGAAGTTTTGATGGTTTAGCTGGTTATGTGAAGCGGGCACCGAAGAGCTGGCAAAAGTTGAATATTGAATGGCTTTATAGATTAATTAAACAACCATCACGCTGGAAACGGATGTTACAGCTGCCACGATTCATTTGGCATATCTTACGGAGAAAGTGA
- a CDS encoding glycosyltransferase family 4 protein yields the protein MEFKAFLFCFIAVILLTPFVKKLAIYIGATDSPDSRKVHKRLMPRLGGLAIFIGVLLGVSLFMPESMYTWPIMVGATIIVATGIIDDIYGLAPWYKLSGQTLAAVIVILNGVEVEFINLPYGGQLEFGVLSFPITLLWIVGITNAINLVDGLDGLAAGIAAIALLTITGMAITMGNSFVMFLGLMMFGATLGFLVFNFYPAKIFMGDTGAMFLGFMIGVLSLLGFKNVTLFSLVIPIIILGVPISDTIFAILRRAMTGRPIMKPDSAHLHHCLLKLGYSHPETVIMIYTMSALFSLSAVFFSQATLVSSLLMGTIILITVELMVEITGAAGERYRPILNRIEASRSKE from the coding sequence ATGGAGTTCAAGGCCTTTTTATTTTGCTTTATAGCTGTAATTTTATTGACACCTTTTGTGAAAAAATTAGCTATTTATATCGGGGCGACAGACTCTCCTGATTCTCGAAAAGTCCATAAGCGTTTAATGCCACGATTAGGCGGTTTAGCGATTTTCATAGGCGTGTTGCTTGGAGTCAGTTTGTTTATGCCGGAAAGTATGTACACATGGCCCATTATGGTTGGAGCTACAATTATTGTGGCCACGGGAATTATTGACGATATTTACGGGCTTGCCCCTTGGTATAAGTTAAGCGGCCAAACTTTAGCGGCTGTAATTGTGATTCTGAATGGTGTGGAAGTTGAATTCATTAATCTTCCTTATGGGGGACAATTAGAATTCGGAGTTCTTAGTTTCCCTATCACGCTTCTCTGGATTGTTGGCATTACTAACGCCATAAACCTTGTGGATGGGTTGGACGGGCTTGCTGCCGGAATCGCTGCCATTGCTTTATTAACGATTACAGGAATGGCTATAACGATGGGAAATTCTTTCGTTATGTTTCTCGGCCTAATGATGTTCGGGGCTACTTTAGGGTTTCTTGTGTTCAACTTTTATCCAGCAAAAATTTTTATGGGCGATACAGGAGCTATGTTCTTAGGGTTTATGATTGGTGTTCTTTCGTTACTCGGATTTAAAAATGTAACCCTCTTTTCTTTAGTTATCCCAATTATTATCCTGGGTGTACCAATATCAGACACAATATTTGCGATTCTTCGTCGTGCCATGACAGGACGACCCATAATGAAGCCTGATTCTGCTCATTTACATCACTGTTTGCTTAAACTTGGATACAGCCATCCTGAAACCGTAATTATGATTTATACGATGAGCGCTCTCTTTAGTTTATCTGCAGTGTTTTTCTCACAAGCCACATTAGTAAGTTCCCTGCTGATGGGAACGATTATCCTGATTACAGTGGAGTTAATGGTTGAAATTACTGGGGCGGCCGGTGAAAGATATCGTCCCATTTTAAACCGAATAGAAGCGTCCAGAAGTAAAGAGTAA
- a CDS encoding CDP-glycerol glycerophosphotransferase family protein, translating to MKKVVNKIKMNNVVTRMLRLGMRFFSIFPTNSRLIIFESFHGKQFSDNPRAIYEYLSREYKDYTLIWAADRRYINKFKNYDIRFVKRLSLRWLYLMSRAKIWVVNSRMPLWMIKPSRTIYLQTWHGTPLKKLGVDIENVQMPGTDTERYRRNFVYEASKWDYLVSPNLYSTKIFKNAFKYEGRIIETGYPRNDYLYTNNNSEEIFYLKEKLGIPIEKRVILYAPTWRDDQFYEKGRYKFNLQLDLSKMKKELGENYVILLRMHYLVAENIDLSDLGDFVLDVSSYEDIRELYLVSDILITDYSSVFFDYANLKRPMIFFTYDLDDYRDRLRGFYFDFEKEAPGPLLNTTSSIVKEIIKIENNGHQFSEKEKSFYSRFCKLEQGISSKRVMDFLLRD from the coding sequence ATGAAAAAAGTAGTAAATAAAATAAAAATGAATAATGTCGTTACTAGAATGCTCAGGTTAGGAATGAGGTTTTTTAGTATATTTCCTACTAACTCAAGGCTTATTATTTTTGAAAGTTTTCATGGGAAACAATTCAGTGATAACCCAAGGGCTATTTATGAATATTTGAGTAGAGAATATAAGGATTACACATTAATTTGGGCTGCAGATAGAAGATACATTAATAAGTTTAAAAATTATGATATTAGATTTGTGAAAAGGTTGTCACTTAGGTGGCTCTATCTTATGTCTAGAGCAAAAATTTGGGTAGTAAATAGCCGTATGCCACTATGGATGATAAAACCGTCAAGGACTATTTATTTACAAACATGGCATGGTACACCTCTAAAAAAGTTAGGTGTAGATATAGAAAATGTTCAAATGCCGGGTACGGACACTGAAAGGTATAGAAGGAACTTTGTATATGAAGCAAGTAAATGGGATTATTTAGTCTCACCGAATTTATATTCAACAAAAATTTTCAAAAATGCTTTTAAATACGAAGGAAGAATAATTGAAACAGGATATCCCAGAAATGACTATCTATATACGAATAATAATAGTGAAGAAATTTTTTATCTGAAGGAAAAGCTAGGTATACCAATTGAGAAGAGAGTAATTCTTTATGCTCCAACATGGAGAGATGACCAGTTTTACGAAAAGGGTCGATATAAATTTAATTTACAGCTAGACCTGAGTAAAATGAAGAAAGAATTAGGGGAAAATTATGTAATACTATTACGAATGCATTACTTGGTCGCGGAAAATATTGACTTATCCGATCTCGGTGATTTTGTTTTGGATGTATCTAGTTATGAAGATATAAGGGAATTATATTTGGTTTCGGATATTTTAATCACTGACTATTCATCTGTGTTTTTTGATTATGCAAATTTAAAAAGACCAATGATATTTTTCACTTACGATCTTGATGATTATAGAGACCGGTTAAGAGGGTTTTATTTTGACTTTGAGAAGGAAGCCCCGGGGCCTTTACTTAATACAACTTCTAGTATAGTGAAGGAAATAATAAAAATAGAAAATAATGGCCATCAATTCAGTGAAAAAGAGAAATCTTTTTATTCAAGGTTTTGTAAATTAGAACAAGGTATTTCATCAAAACGTGTGATGGATTTCTTGTTGAGAGACTAA
- a CDS encoding bifunctional glycosyltransferase/CDP-glycerol:glycerophosphate glycerophosphotransferase — MKQGIYKSTINEYENKLAYKYRFPNANESEFLFSIIIPVYNVEDYIGETIQSVIDQTLDFETHVQIILVNDGSPDNSEEVCLRYSEQYPNNVYYVKKDNGGVSSARNKGIEFVKGKYVNFLDSDDILKEDALEKVYRFFTKNTEKIDVVCLPIYYFEAKKGLHMLSDKFDKTRIIDINETPNKIQLHVSSTFITAEQATLYRFDENLKYGEDAKYINQIILNKEAYGVLSNTKYFYRVRNSQTSAIQNSSSSKAWYNESLVHFSLALIKDALDRWGTVPKYLQHVIMYDLQWKFRVKELPTSVLSEEDQQQFVSLIQDVLFYIDSDVINNQKYINFHLKLFALKLKYLNSEDSLLKKVVLKDSIHLYFNGSLINRLEDQKVYINTMEINNNKILVEGMFASAFDANECQISLLVNDQEYNTVQVDRPLSDVKVWGITVKKIHGFKYEIPINGTRATNDVKFKINVDGTERVLGYKLGKHVKFSKKVPSYYAKDKLIIFPGKEKLVVVPHTFFKRIKKEAGMAKRLYHLSKKKSGAKKGLAVRLLYYAISPLLANQNIYLFMDRIDKADDNAEVLFRHVVNQDDGIKKYFVISKKSSDFERMKKYGKVIPYGTYYHKLMLMFTNKFISSHADEVIINPFQSMKVYYKDLLNYDYVFLQHGVTQNDLSGWLNKYQKNIKLFVCASPYEKNSIVNGKYGYTEKEVKLTGFPRHDRLIDKSNKQIVIMPTWRQNIASKLDNNFQRVYNEGFAHTEYFKMYNSLINDQELIRKAKEKNYSIKFVIHPSLKEQIQDFDEKDDIVEVVNPDDVTYNKLFNESSLMITDYSSVAFDFAYLRKPVIYFQFDQEEFHSGHFSSGYFEYENMGFGPVINTLPEIISEVKNYLDSDCKLPDNYRERIDEFFEHSDQNNSVRVYESIKEIQ; from the coding sequence ATGAAGCAAGGTATTTATAAAAGTACAATTAACGAATATGAGAATAAACTAGCTTATAAATATAGATTTCCTAATGCTAATGAATCAGAATTTCTTTTTTCAATAATTATCCCGGTTTATAATGTTGAAGATTATATCGGTGAAACAATTCAAAGTGTTATCGATCAAACGTTAGATTTTGAAACCCATGTTCAAATAATACTTGTAAATGATGGAAGTCCTGATAATAGCGAGGAAGTTTGCTTGAGGTATTCTGAACAATACCCTAACAATGTTTATTATGTTAAAAAAGATAATGGCGGAGTCAGTAGTGCGAGAAATAAGGGGATTGAATTTGTAAAGGGCAAGTATGTGAATTTTCTGGATTCTGATGATATTTTGAAAGAAGATGCTCTCGAAAAAGTTTACCGTTTTTTTACAAAAAACACTGAAAAAATTGATGTTGTATGTCTTCCAATTTATTACTTTGAAGCAAAAAAAGGGTTACACATGTTAAGTGATAAATTTGATAAAACACGTATAATTGATATTAATGAAACACCAAACAAAATTCAATTACATGTTAGCAGCACATTTATCACAGCAGAACAAGCAACACTGTATAGGTTTGATGAGAACCTTAAATACGGAGAAGATGCAAAATATATAAATCAAATAATCTTAAATAAGGAGGCGTATGGAGTATTATCTAACACCAAGTATTTCTATAGGGTTAGAAATAGTCAAACGTCTGCTATCCAAAACAGTAGTTCTTCTAAAGCTTGGTATAACGAAAGTCTTGTGCACTTTTCTCTAGCATTAATTAAAGATGCTCTGGATAGGTGGGGTACTGTTCCTAAATATCTCCAACATGTAATCATGTACGATTTACAATGGAAGTTTAGAGTTAAAGAATTACCAACCTCTGTGTTAAGCGAAGAAGATCAGCAGCAATTTGTAAGCTTAATACAAGATGTCTTATTTTACATTGACAGCGATGTTATCAATAATCAAAAATATATTAATTTCCATTTGAAATTGTTCGCATTAAAGTTAAAATATCTAAATAGTGAAGACAGCCTTCTGAAAAAGGTGGTACTAAAAGATAGTATTCATTTATATTTCAATGGAAGTCTAATTAATAGGCTTGAGGATCAAAAAGTTTATATTAATACAATGGAAATTAATAATAACAAAATACTTGTTGAAGGTATGTTTGCAAGCGCATTTGATGCAAATGAGTGCCAAATTTCTCTTCTTGTAAATGATCAAGAGTACAACACTGTTCAGGTTGATCGGCCCCTAAGTGATGTAAAAGTCTGGGGAATAACCGTGAAAAAAATACATGGTTTTAAATATGAAATACCGATTAACGGAACAAGAGCCACAAATGACGTGAAGTTTAAGATAAATGTTGATGGTACGGAACGTGTTTTAGGATACAAGCTTGGTAAACATGTCAAATTTTCAAAAAAGGTTCCTAGTTACTATGCAAAGGATAAGTTGATTATTTTCCCAGGTAAGGAAAAATTGGTAGTAGTACCACACACGTTTTTCAAGAGGATAAAAAAAGAGGCAGGTATGGCAAAGAGACTTTATCATTTGTCTAAGAAAAAGTCTGGTGCTAAGAAGGGATTAGCTGTGAGGCTTTTATATTATGCTATCAGTCCACTCTTAGCTAACCAAAATATATACCTCTTTATGGACCGGATTGATAAAGCAGACGATAATGCTGAAGTTTTATTCAGACATGTGGTAAACCAAGATGACGGTATAAAGAAATACTTTGTTATTTCAAAGAAAAGCTCAGACTTTGAAAGAATGAAAAAGTATGGTAAGGTAATTCCTTATGGTACGTACTATCACAAATTAATGTTGATGTTTACGAATAAATTTATCTCTTCTCATGCAGATGAAGTTATTATTAACCCATTTCAATCTATGAAGGTTTACTACAAAGATCTGTTGAATTATGATTATGTATTTTTACAGCATGGGGTAACGCAAAACGATTTGTCAGGATGGTTAAATAAATATCAAAAGAATATTAAGCTTTTTGTATGTGCTTCTCCTTACGAAAAGAACTCAATTGTAAATGGTAAATACGGTTATACCGAAAAAGAAGTAAAGTTAACTGGATTCCCACGGCATGACAGGTTAATTGATAAATCTAATAAGCAAATTGTTATTATGCCAACATGGAGGCAGAACATTGCATCGAAGTTAGATAATAACTTCCAAAGAGTGTATAATGAAGGATTTGCTCATACTGAGTATTTTAAAATGTATAATAGTCTTATTAACGATCAAGAATTAATTAGGAAAGCAAAGGAAAAAAATTATAGTATAAAATTTGTGATCCACCCTAGCCTTAAAGAACAAATTCAAGACTTTGATGAAAAAGATGATATAGTAGAAGTTGTAAACCCTGATGATGTAACTTATAATAAATTATTTAATGAATCAAGTCTTATGATTACTGATTATTCGTCTGTGGCATTTGATTTTGCATATTTAAGAAAGCCAGTAATTTATTTTCAGTTTGACCAGGAAGAATTTCATAGTGGACATTTTTCTAGTGGTTACTTCGAATACGAAAATATGGGATTTGGACCAGTAATTAATACGTTACCTGAAATTATTAGTGAAGTTAAAAACTATCTTGATAGCGATTGTAAACTTCCAGATAATTATAGAGAGCGTATAGACGAGTTCTTTGAACATAGTGATCAAAATAATTCAGTACGTGTATATGAGAGCATAAAGGAAATTCAATAA
- a CDS encoding YveK family protein has product MEETISLKEIFEVLKKRIWMIIAVTGGAAVISAIVTFFVLTPTYQASTQFIVNQSASQQEESPYDINDIRTNVELINTYNVIIKSPAILDQVIESLNLDISSDVLSNKIQVASAEQSQVVTVTVTDESRAMAVELANSTVETFQETIPDLMSVNNVNILSPAEQVENPQPVSPKPMLNIAIALVVGLMVGVGLAFLLEYLDNTVKTEQDIEKTLGLPLMGVISTVSEEDLGPETMNRHTSRASKVRGESVGT; this is encoded by the coding sequence ATGGAGGAAACGATTTCTCTGAAAGAGATTTTTGAAGTATTGAAAAAGAGAATTTGGATGATTATTGCAGTCACCGGAGGAGCTGCAGTAATAAGTGCAATTGTTACATTTTTTGTGTTAACGCCTACCTATCAGGCTTCAACCCAATTTATTGTTAATCAATCTGCGAGTCAGCAAGAGGAATCCCCGTATGATATTAACGATATACGTACGAATGTTGAACTTATAAATACTTATAACGTTATTATTAAAAGCCCGGCTATTCTTGATCAAGTCATTGAATCATTGAACTTGGATATTTCATCTGATGTGTTAAGTAACAAAATTCAAGTGGCAAGTGCTGAACAATCTCAAGTTGTTACAGTGACGGTCACGGATGAAAGCCGCGCTATGGCAGTTGAACTAGCCAATAGTACTGTGGAAACGTTCCAGGAAACGATTCCGGATTTAATGAGCGTTAATAACGTCAATATCTTATCTCCAGCTGAACAAGTGGAAAATCCACAGCCGGTCAGTCCAAAACCAATGCTTAATATAGCTATTGCCTTAGTAGTTGGTCTAATGGTCGGTGTCGGATTAGCTTTCTTACTTGAATACCTGGATAACACTGTTAAGACTGAGCAGGATATCGAGAAAACATTAGGTCTTCCATTAATGGGTGTTATTTCAACCGTATCAGAGGAAGATTTAGGTCCTGAAACAATGAATAGACATACAAGTAGAGCTTCAAAGGTAAGAGGTGAATCCGTTGGTACGTAA
- a CDS encoding YkvS family protein: MFKADTKKANPGNIVEFERNNIRFKGEVLPSQCQRSVIVDLTIMENFEEIEFDYERTVVAHENYRILS; encoded by the coding sequence GTGTTTAAAGCAGATACGAAAAAAGCCAATCCCGGTAACATTGTAGAGTTTGAGAGAAACAATATACGTTTTAAAGGAGAGGTCCTCCCGAGTCAATGCCAACGATCGGTGATTGTAGATTTGACAATTATGGAGAATTTTGAAGAGATTGAATTTGATTATGAACGAACTGTAGTGGCTCACGAAAATTATCGGATTTTGTCGTAA
- a CDS encoding anti-repressor SinI family protein codes for MEKVESKRSLDADWIALIKQARDIGLTKEEIRQLFMKRQI; via the coding sequence TTGGAAAAGGTAGAGAGTAAGAGGAGTTTGGATGCTGATTGGATCGCTTTGATAAAGCAGGCAAGGGACATCGGCTTAACTAAAGAAGAAATTAGACAACTTTTTATGAAACGACAGATCTGA